From Desulfonatronum sp. SC1:
GGCGATCAGCGGCGGACTACTGGTTCCCTCAAATTCGTTCCCTGCCCGGGGCCATCGTGATGATGACCCTGGTCTTCTATCCGTATGTCTACATGCTCTCCCGGGCGGCGTTCCTTGAGCAGTCGGTCTGCGTCCTGGACGCCAGCCGGACCCTGGGCAGAGGCGCCTGGAGCACCTTCTTCGGCGTGGCCCTGCCCCTGGCCAGACCCGCGGTCGCCGGGGGCCTGGCCCTGGCCCTGATGGAGACATTGAATGATTTCGGAACAGTGGACTTCTTCGCCGTGGACACGTTCGTCACGGGAATCTACCGGACCTGGCTGGGACTGGGACAGCCGGCCATCGCCGCCCAGCTGGGCGCGGTGCTGATGTTCTTCATTCTAGGGCTGATTCTTCTGGAGCGCTGGTCCAGGCGGGGACGGGTCAGCCACACCACAGGCTACTATCGGCAACTGCCCCGGTTCCAGCTTTCCGGCATCTCCGCCGGGTTGGCCTTCACGGTCTGCTTTCTGCCGGTATTCTTTGGATTCATTCTCCCGGTGGGCGCGATGGTTATCTGGACATGGCAAACCTGGAATTTCGTCGATCCGCGCTATCTGCGCATGGCCGGAACAAGCCTCTCCCTGGCCGGGATCAGCGCCGTAGCGGCGGTGGGGGCCGCGGTCCTGCTGGCCTACGGTCGCAGGCTGGTTCCGGGCAAGGTCACCGGGATTGCCGTTCAAACGGCTTCCCTGGGCTACGCCATCCCTGGGGCGGTCATCGCCCTGGGCATCATGATCCCCTTCGCCTTTCTGGACAACACCGTGGACAATCTGGCCCGCACGCTCTTCGGCTACTCCACGGGCCTGCTGCTTACCGGCACCTGGACCGCGCTGATCTTCGCCTACGTGGTCCGCTTCCTGGCCGTGTCCACCAATACCGTCGAAGCCAGCCTGCAAAAGGTCACGCCCAACATGGACGGCGCGGCCAGGACCCTGGGCCTGTCCGCCGGTCAGACCCTGCGCCGGGTGCACGGGCCGATCATGCGCGCCAGCCTGCTCACCGCGGGAGTCCTGGTTTTCGTGGACGTAATGAAGGAACTGCCGGCCACCTTGATGATGCGCCCCTTTGGTTTGAACACCCTGGCCATCCGCTCCTACGAGCTGGCCTCGGACGGCCTGCTCAAGGAGTCGTCCAGCTCATCCCTGGCCATTGTCCTGGCCGGGATCATCCCCGTGATTCTGGCCAGCCTGATGATCGCCAGATCCAGACCCGGTCAGACGTAACCACCGACTCATGCAACAGCTTTTTCCCCCAACCCACGACAACAGCGAAAGGCCCTTTCCATGTCCCTGATCCTCGGCGATATTCGCCATGCATACGGCCCCAAGACCGTCCTGCAAAACATCAACCTCGAAGTCCAACCCGGTGAAGTGGTCTGTCTGCTCGGACCGTCGGGCTGTGGGAAGACCACTCTGTTGCGGCTGATCGCCGGACTGGAGGAACTCCAACACGGCCGGATTCTGATCGACGACCAGGTCATCGCGGACCAGCATCGCCAGATGCTTCCGGAACGGCGCGGCACCGGCTTTCTGTTCCAGGACTTCGCCCTCTTTCCCCACCTGACGGTCCTGGAAAACACCATGTTCGGGCTGACGGCCGTCGCGTCCAAGGAAACCCGCCGACAAAAGGCGCTTCAGGCCCTGGAGCAGGTCAACATGCGGGATTTCGCGACGGTCTACCCGCACGAACTCTCCGGGGGCCAGCAACAGCGCGTGGCCTTGGCCCGGGCCCTGGCTCCCAGCCCGCGGATCATCCTCCTGGACGAGCCGTTTTCCAGCCTGGACGCCCGGCTCCGGGTCCAGATCCGCGACCAGACCCTGCACGTGCTCAAGTCCAGCGGCGTGGCCACGGTCATGGTCACCCACGACCCCGAGGAAGCCATGTTCATGGGCGACCGGATCGTGCTCATGCACCAGGGCCGGATCGTTCAGACCGGCACCCCCGTGGAACTGTACTCCAAGCCGGTGAACGCCTTCGTGACGACCTTTTTCAGTGATGTGAACGTGATCAGGGGAATGGTTCAGGGCGGACAGGTCGCCACCCCGCTTGGACGGGTAGCCTCCGCCGGGTTTCAGGACGGGGCCGAGGTTGAAATCATGTTTCGACCGGAAACGGTCCAGATATTCGAGGCGGACACGACTCCGCCGGCATCCAGTGTACCGGGGGAAGTGCTGGCCACCCGGCTCCTGCCCGGAGCGACCCTGGTCCACCTGCGTATTGCGTCGCATGCGCACGGGACCCCGGAGAAACCCGGTCACACTCCTGACAACGCCGGAGAGGGCATCCACCTGCATGCCCGGGTCCCCTGCCTCTTCCCCATGCCCGAGGGTGCGCGCGTCCAGGTCCATGTTCCCATGGACCAAGTCTACGTCTTTCCGGCGGAATCTTCCTGACTGAGTTCGTGTTCTGATAGCTCAAGCGCCCTTGCGCGCGACATGCAGCAGGGAAAAGTAAGACAACTTTTCCGGGACCTGATCCAGGTTCTCGTACACGGCCTCCCCATCCAGGCCGCATCGCTCGATCAGTCTGGCCCGGTCCGCCAGTCCGCGCTCTTGCAGGGC
This genomic window contains:
- a CDS encoding ABC transporter ATP-binding protein, with amino-acid sequence MSLILGDIRHAYGPKTVLQNINLEVQPGEVVCLLGPSGCGKTTLLRLIAGLEELQHGRILIDDQVIADQHRQMLPERRGTGFLFQDFALFPHLTVLENTMFGLTAVASKETRRQKALQALEQVNMRDFATVYPHELSGGQQQRVALARALAPSPRIILLDEPFSSLDARLRVQIRDQTLHVLKSSGVATVMVTHDPEEAMFMGDRIVLMHQGRIVQTGTPVELYSKPVNAFVTTFFSDVNVIRGMVQGGQVATPLGRVASAGFQDGAEVEIMFRPETVQIFEADTTPPASSVPGEVLATRLLPGATLVHLRIASHAHGTPEKPGHTPDNAGEGIHLHARVPCLFPMPEGARVQVHVPMDQVYVFPAESS
- a CDS encoding iron ABC transporter permease, with translation MRIWMFMVLGLAALVAAPILVIMAHLFVPSLEVWQHLATTVLPRYVGNSLGLMLGVGAGTLVLGVSTAWLVSMTSFPWRRFFEWSLIIPLAIPAYVIAFTYTGLLEYGGPVQTLLRETFGWRSAADYWFPQIRSLPGAIVMMTLVFYPYVYMLSRAAFLEQSVCVLDASRTLGRGAWSTFFGVALPLARPAVAGGLALALMETLNDFGTVDFFAVDTFVTGIYRTWLGLGQPAIAAQLGAVLMFFILGLILLERWSRRGRVSHTTGYYRQLPRFQLSGISAGLAFTVCFLPVFFGFILPVGAMVIWTWQTWNFVDPRYLRMAGTSLSLAGISAVAAVGAAVLLAYGRRLVPGKVTGIAVQTASLGYAIPGAVIALGIMIPFAFLDNTVDNLARTLFGYSTGLLLTGTWTALIFAYVVRFLAVSTNTVEASLQKVTPNMDGAARTLGLSAGQTLRRVHGPIMRASLLTAGVLVFVDVMKELPATLMMRPFGLNTLAIRSYELASDGLLKESSSSSLAIVLAGIIPVILASLMIARSRPGQT